One Purpureocillium takamizusanense chromosome 12, complete sequence DNA window includes the following coding sequences:
- a CDS encoding uncharacterized protein (COG:I~TransMembrane:8 (i66-83o118-138i166-187o270-290i311-329o361-380i392-411o448-468i)~EggNog:ENOG503NX21): MDDNFRQDAKSAAAFIPVELDQELGQPWKPAGAPSARLQRNRLISLARSWVWPQARRRAPCVRPTAYLDGLRGFAALIVYFHHHELWVHDRLQQNAILENAFGYEGKFYFAAFPGIRIFFTGGHFAVSTFFVLSGYVLSIKPLQLIEGGDMVALGDHLASAFFRRWLRLFLPLMIVMFLYATSWHVFGPPTDGVTPQATWRAEMWTLYAEFKNFSFFFRDGGIPWLSYSFHLWSIPVEMKGSMVVYASALALSRSTVSARLWCQLALIGYFLYIADGWYCAMFMAGMLLSNLDHLAKTDRLPRLLAKLRPYKTFIFYHLFAISLYLGGIPCQNREVEQLARNRGWHYLSYLKPQAVFDYKWFYLFWAAIFLVSSVAHIRCLRRFFETRFCQYLGRVCYALYLVHGPVLWTVGDRLYQSIGLTAHGQDFALPWANKVALPQAGPLGLEASLLMAQVLLLPLTFCLADLATRAFDTPSVQFAQWLYRRTLAGECGKRSKS, encoded by the coding sequence ATGGACGACAACTTCCGCCAGGACgccaagtcggccgccgccttcatcccGGTCGAACTCGACCAGGAGCTCGGGCAGCCCTGGAAACCCGCcggggcgccgtcggcacgTCTGCAACGAAACCGCCTCATCAGCCTGGCGAGGTCGTGGGTATGGCCGCAGGCGAGACGGAGAGCGCCCTGTGTTCGGCCCACCGCGTACCTGGACGGCTTGCGAGGCTTtgccgccctcatcgtctacttccaccaccacgagcTCTGGGTTCACGACAGGCTCCAACAAAACGCCATTCTCGAAAACGCCTTTGGCTATGAGGGCAAGTTCTACTTTGCAGCCTTCCCGGGCATCCGAATCTTCTTCACGGGCGGGCACTTTGCCGTGTCGACCTTCTTCGTCCTGTCCGGCTACGTTCTCTCCATCAAGCCGCTGCAGCTgatcgagggcggcgacatggtcgCGTTGGGGGACCACCTCGCCTCCGCCTTCTTCCGCCGCTGGCTGCGACTATTCCTCCCCCTCATGATTGTCATGTTCTTATACGCAACCTCCTGGCACGTCTTTGGACCCCCGACCGACGGTGTCACCCCGCAAGCCACCTGGCGAGCCGAGATGTGGACTCTATACGCCGAGTTCAAGAacttttccttcttcttccgaGACGGTGGGATTCCGTGGCTTTCATATAGCTTTCATCTATGGTCCATCCCGGTCGAGATGAAGGGCTCGATGGTTGTATATGCGTCCGCGCTGGCCCTGTCGCGGAGCACCGTGTCGGCCCGCCTCTGGTGCCAGCTGGCACTGATCGGATACTTCCTCTACATCGCGGACGGGTGGTATTGTGCCATGTTTATGGCGGGAATGCTGCTGAGCAATCTGGACCACCTGGCGAAAACGGACCGGCTGCCTCGACTTTTGGCCAAGCTTCGACCCTATAAAACATTCATTTTCTATCACCTCTTCGCCATCAGCCTTTATCTCGGCGGCATTCCGTGCCAAAACCGCGAGGTAGAGCAGCTAGCCCGCAACCGCGGCTGGCACTATCTCTCCTATCTAAAGCCCCAAGCCGTCTTCGACTATAAGTGGTTCTATCTGTTCTGGGcggccatcttcctcgtGTCATCGGTGGCCCATATCCGCTGTCTTAGGCGATTCTTCGAGACGCGCTTCTGTCAATACCTTGGTCGGGTTTGCTATGCCCTATATCTCGTCCACGGCCCGGTGCTATGGACCGTGGGAGATAGGCTCTATCAGTCAATCGGCCTGACCGCGCACGGCCAGGACTTTGCTCTGCCCTGGGCAAACAAGGTTGCGCTCCCCCAAGCCGGGCCCCTCGGGCTCGAAGCGTCTCTGCTCATGGCGCAGGTCCTGCTGCTTCCACTGACCTTCTGCCTCGCGGACCTTGCCACCCGGGCATTTGACACACCGAGCGTGCAGTTTGCGCAGTGGCTTTACCGGAGGACGCTTGCGGGCGAATGCGGAAAGAGGAGCAAGTCGTGA